A stretch of the Bos indicus isolate NIAB-ARS_2022 breed Sahiwal x Tharparkar chromosome 13, NIAB-ARS_B.indTharparkar_mat_pri_1.0, whole genome shotgun sequence genome encodes the following:
- the NCOA5 gene encoding nuclear receptor coactivator 5 isoform X1 encodes MNTAPSRPSPTRRDPYGFGDSRDTRRDRSPIRGSPRREPRDGRNGRDARDGRDMRDPRDLRDHRDSRDIRDHRDSRSMRDARDMRDLRDFRDLRETRNFRDHRDPMYDRYREMRDSRDPILRREGSYDRYLRMDDYCRRKDDAYFDRYRDSFDGRGPPGPESQSRAKERLKREERRREELYRQYFEEIQRRFDAERPVDCSVIVVNKQTKDYAESVGRKVRDLGMVVDLIFLNTEVSLSQALEDVSRGGSPFAIVITQQHQIHRSCTVNIMFGTPQEHRNMPQADAMVLVARNYERYKNECREKEREEIARQAAKMADEAILQERERGGPEEGMRGGHPPAIQSLLNLLADNRYLTAEETDKIINYLRERKERLMRSSTDSLPGPISRQPLGATSGASLKTQPSSQPLQSGQVLPSATPTPAAPPTSQQELQAKILSLFNSGTVAANSGSASPSVAAGNTQNQNFSTAANSQPQQRSQASGNQPPSILGQAGSARNMGPRPGAPSQGLFGQPSTLLAPASNLASQRPVSSTSINFDNPSVQKALDTLIQSGPALSHLVSQTTAQVRQPQAPLGSFQRHY; translated from the exons AGATCCATATGGCTTTGGAGATAGTCGAGATACAAGACGTGATCGATCGCCCATTCGAGGAAGTCCAAGAAGAGAGCCCAGGGACGGCAGGAATGGCCGGGATGCTCGAGATGGCAGAGACATGCGAGACCCCCGAGATTTGCGGGACCACAGAGATAGCAGAGACATTCGGGATCACCGAGACAGCAGAAGTATGCGTGATGCTCGGGACATGAGGGATCTTAGAGACTTTCGTGACCTAAGAGAAACTAGGAATTTTCGAGATCACCGAGATCCCATGTACGACAGATACAGAGAGATGAGAGACTCCCGAGATCCCATTCTCAG gAGAGAAGGCTCTTATGACCGATACCTGCGAATGGATGACTACTGCAGGAGGAAAGATGATGCTTACTTTGACCGTTACAGAGATAGCTTTGATGGACGTGGCCCTCCAGGCCCAGAAAGTCAGTCTCGTGCGAAAG AGCGTCTGAAACGTGAGGAGCGTCGTAGAGAAGAGCTCTATCGTCAGTATTTTGAGGAAATCCAGAGACGCTTTGATGCCGAGAGGCCTGTTGATTGTTCTGTGATTGTGGTCAACAAGCAAACTAA AGATTATGCTGAATCTGTGGGGCGGAAGGTCCGAGACCTAGGCATGGTAGTAGATTTAATCTTCCTCAACACGGAAGTATCACTGTCACAAGCCCTGGAGGACGTTAGCAGGGGAGGGTCTCCCTTTGCTATTGTCATCACCCAGCAACACCAGATTCACCGCTCCTGTACAGTCAACATCATGTTTGGAACCCCTCAAG AGCATCGCAACATGCCCCAGGCAGATGCCATGGTGCTGGTGGCCAGAAATTATGAGCGCTATAAGAATGAGTGCCGGGAGAAGGAGCGCGAGGAGATTGCCAGACAGGCGGCCAAGATGGCTGATGAAGCCATCCTCCAGGAAAGAGAGCGAGGAGGCCCCGAGGAGGGAATGCGTGGGGGGCACCCCCCAGCCATCCAGAGCCTCCTCAACCTGCTGGCTGACAACAGGTACCTCACTGCTGAAGAGACTGACAAGATCATCAACTACCTGCGAGAGAGGAAGGAGCGGCTTATGAGGAGCAGCACCGACTCTCTGCCTG GCCCGATTTCCCGTCAACCACTCGGGGCGACCTCGGGTGCCTCACTGAAGACACAGCCAAGCTCTCAACCGCTCCAGAGTGGCCAAGTGCTCCCGTCTGCTACACCCACTCCAGCtgcaccccccacctcccagcaaGAGCTTCAGGCCAAAATCCTCAGCCTCTTCAATAGTGGCACGGTTGCGGCCAATAGCGGCTCTGCATCCCCCTCAGTTGCTGCCGGAAACACCCAGAACCAGAATTTTTCCACAGCAGCGAACAGCCAGCCTCAGCAAAGATCACAGGCCTCTGGCAATCAGCCTCCAAGCATTTTGGGACAGGCAGGATCTGCTCGGAACATGGGCCCCAGGCCTGGGGCTCCTTCCCAAGGGCTCTTTGGCCAGCCTTCCACCCTCCTGGCACCTGCCAGCAACTTGGCTAGCCAGAGGCCCGTGTCTTCCACAAGTATCAACTTTGACAATCCAAGTGTACAGAAAGCTCTGGACACCCTGATCCAGAGTGGCCCTGCTCTCTCCCACCTGGTTAGCCAGACCACAGCACAGGTGAGGCAGCCCCAGGCCCCCTTAGGGTCGTTCCAGAGGCATTACTGA
- the NCOA5 gene encoding nuclear receptor coactivator 5 isoform X2, translating to MNTAPSRPSPTRRDPYGFGDSRDTRRDRSPIRGSPRREPRDGRNGRDARDGRDMRDPRDLRDHRDSRDIRDHRDSRSMRDARDMRDLRDFRDLRETRNFRDHRDPMYDRYREMRDSRDPILRREGSYDRYLRMDDYCRRKDDAYFDRYRDSFDGRGPPGPESQSRAKERLKREERRREELYRQYFEEIQRRFDAERPVDCSVIVVNKQTKDYAESVGRKVRDLGMVVDLIFLNTEVSLSQALEDVSRGGSPFAIVITQQHQIHRSCTVNIMFGTPQEHRNMPQADAMVLVARNYERYKNECREKEREEIARQAAKMADEAILQERERGGPEEGMRGGHPPAIQSLLNLLADNRYLTAEETDKIINYLRERKERLMRSSTDSLPGELRGRAEARFPVNHSGRPRVPH from the exons AGATCCATATGGCTTTGGAGATAGTCGAGATACAAGACGTGATCGATCGCCCATTCGAGGAAGTCCAAGAAGAGAGCCCAGGGACGGCAGGAATGGCCGGGATGCTCGAGATGGCAGAGACATGCGAGACCCCCGAGATTTGCGGGACCACAGAGATAGCAGAGACATTCGGGATCACCGAGACAGCAGAAGTATGCGTGATGCTCGGGACATGAGGGATCTTAGAGACTTTCGTGACCTAAGAGAAACTAGGAATTTTCGAGATCACCGAGATCCCATGTACGACAGATACAGAGAGATGAGAGACTCCCGAGATCCCATTCTCAG gAGAGAAGGCTCTTATGACCGATACCTGCGAATGGATGACTACTGCAGGAGGAAAGATGATGCTTACTTTGACCGTTACAGAGATAGCTTTGATGGACGTGGCCCTCCAGGCCCAGAAAGTCAGTCTCGTGCGAAAG AGCGTCTGAAACGTGAGGAGCGTCGTAGAGAAGAGCTCTATCGTCAGTATTTTGAGGAAATCCAGAGACGCTTTGATGCCGAGAGGCCTGTTGATTGTTCTGTGATTGTGGTCAACAAGCAAACTAA AGATTATGCTGAATCTGTGGGGCGGAAGGTCCGAGACCTAGGCATGGTAGTAGATTTAATCTTCCTCAACACGGAAGTATCACTGTCACAAGCCCTGGAGGACGTTAGCAGGGGAGGGTCTCCCTTTGCTATTGTCATCACCCAGCAACACCAGATTCACCGCTCCTGTACAGTCAACATCATGTTTGGAACCCCTCAAG AGCATCGCAACATGCCCCAGGCAGATGCCATGGTGCTGGTGGCCAGAAATTATGAGCGCTATAAGAATGAGTGCCGGGAGAAGGAGCGCGAGGAGATTGCCAGACAGGCGGCCAAGATGGCTGATGAAGCCATCCTCCAGGAAAGAGAGCGAGGAGGCCCCGAGGAGGGAATGCGTGGGGGGCACCCCCCAGCCATCCAGAGCCTCCTCAACCTGCTGGCTGACAACAGGTACCTCACTGCTGAAGAGACTGACAAGATCATCAACTACCTGCGAGAGAGGAAGGAGCGGCTTATGAGGAGCAGCACCGACTCTCTGCCTGGTGAGCTACGTGGCAGGGCCGAG GCCCGATTTCCCGTCAACCACTCGGGGCGACCTCGGGTGCCTCACTGA